Below is a window of Candidatus Bathyarchaeia archaeon DNA.
CAGTCTCCTATTCAGTTCTGCTAGATCCTTGTGAATACGGGCGGTATTCAGCTCAAGCTCTTCAACCTGTTGATCCAGCGCCTTTATAGTGTCCATCTGCGCGGTCTTCTCGCCTTCAAGTCTTATCAACTCATCTCCAAGACGCTTAAGATCGGCAACTCTTTTGTTGAGAAGCTGCTCCAGAGATGTAACAGTCTCGCTTATCCTCTTAATGGCTATGTCGCTTGGGATAACTTCTGAGAGGTCTATCGGCTCCCTATAGAACCCAACCTCCAAGCGGAATCCAGGCTTAAAGACCTGTCCATCTATAGTTACGACTCTGTATCCCTGATCTGAAGCTTGCAAGGCTGTCTCTTCGCTTGAGGCCACGAACGTATCTCCAAAGACGAAATTTACTGCAGGCTTATATTTAGCTGCGCAGTCAATGAGTGATGCAACAGAACATGTGACCCCTTCTATGCTGGGCTTCTCCGTAAGCTTGGTGCCTTTCAAGTTTTCTAAAGGTAGAAGCTTAACTCGCCCAATCTTAGCCCTCTTTAGACTTTCCGCACATTTCCATACCACACTCACATCCTCAACGATTAGGGCTCGGAGCCAACCCTCAGCGGCAGCCTCAACAGCTTTACGGTACTTATTTTCGAATCTAATTCGCTCCTCCAAACGTCCATGTACACCAGTCAACGCTCCAAGTTTAGCGAGGCTTTCTATGTGCTCAAGAGCCTTCTCTTCTGAGAGGATAGTCTCGGCAAGTTCTTTCCTAGAAGTGAACTCGGTGACGCTTAGACGACCCTGCTTTATAACTTTCTCCGCGTTCTTGATCTCCGTATCGCTAACCTCTCTCTGGCGCTTAACCTTCTCGATAGTCTGGATTATATCCTCAAGTCTGCTCTGCTCCTTGCGTCTTATCTGAGTTATACCTTTCAACCGTTCAACGAAACTGTTGTGTAGTTCTTCGAAGTTTTTCTTTCTGGCTTCAAGGGTTTGGATCTGTTCCACCAAAATCTCGTTACTCTCCTCCTCAGCCTTAATCTTAACCTCCAAGTGTCCCTGCTCTCTCTCTAACTGTTCAATTTGATCCTCTAACTCTGCAAGTTTAGCGGCATTAGCACCGACCATCTCCTTTATCTCGGTGATCATACCCACTAGTTCGTCCCTTTGCCTCTTTTTCTCGTTGAGTTTAGCCGCAATCTCCTCTTTGGCTTGTGTGAGTCGTTTTAATTCTCTCTGAGAATTGTTGATGTTTTCTCTGATCCACTTCAGGTTTTCNNNNNNNNNNGATTGGAGGCTTATCTTCGAGGAGGAGAGGGTCGTTCTGAGACCCGTTATCTCCGAGTTTAGTTTACCTATCTCCGATTGGAGTGTGAAGAGTTGCTCACCTCCCCTATCCAAAACTTTGTCGGCGTACTCCCGCCACTCCTTCTCCTTCTCTAATCTCTTCTCTTCTAGCTCCTCATGTCTCCTTTTTGCCTCCCTGAGCTCAACCTCTCTGCTTGTAATTTCTGCGCTGAGCTTCTGCATGCTCGTACGTAGCTCACCTAATCTGTGGGATAACCTCACAGCCTTCAGTCTATTCAACTCTCTCTTTAGGTAACTGTAACGGAGGAAGTCGTTCCTCTCCCTTTCGAGTTCTACTAGTCTCTTCCTAACCTCGACGTAGGTTCCTGCAGCTACCTTTAGGTTCGTATCAGCCTCTCTCAACTCATTTTGGGCTTTCTCCTTCTTCAAGTCGTACTCCGCAATCCCGACGATGGCTTCTATATTCTTCCTCCTCTCCTCAGGCGAGTAGTCAGCTATCCTCATCGCAGTCCCTTGCAAGATAATGTTCATCCCACCTGTCAAGGCGGCTACCCCTAAAACGTCAACAATGTTCCCTCGAGAACACCTCTTACCATTTATTCTATACGTGCTTACACCATCCGAACTAATATAGCGGGAGAGTGCAACTATGTCTGTGTCTACTGGAAGTCTCCTGTCGGAATTTTCAAAATGAATAGAGACCGCTGCATGCGTAGCCTTAGGGATCTCGCTATTTCCGTGGAACAGCAAAGATGAGAGATTCGACGCTCTGAGATTTCGCGCGCTCAACTCTCCAAGGACAAACTGGATAGCATCAATAATGTTCGTTTTGCCACAGCCGTTAGGGCCTATGATGACATTTAACCCTGCGTCGAAGACGATAGAGGTCCTCTTCGGGAAGGTTTTAAATCCGTGTAGTTCTAATTTTCTAATGAAAACCACTGACTGGTAATGCCCCCATAAGTTTATTTAGATAGCAAACCAGTTAACCCAGTACCTGAGTCGGGTATTGCCCACACCCTCGTATAGCAATTGTTCTGGTCATATTCCCCTTTTAATTTTTTCTAGTCGCTGAAAAGTATAAATCCTCATTAAGGCGGGGTATAATAGCCATCAACACAGCCTGCTCTGTGAGTTTAACCCTATCAAGAATGCCGTGGGAAAGATAGCCTATCGCCCCCTGCTTCCTTCCCAGAGACTTTATCCCAGCTAACTTCTCCATGACAAACCCGACTTCCACTCCTTCGGTGAGGACTAGCTCCGTAACCGCTGGAGGATACTCGAATACAGCTCCCCCGCCAATCGTCAAGACTTCTTTCCTATCGATTATAGCTGCGAACTGTTGGTCT
It encodes the following:
- a CDS encoding AAA family ATPase produces the protein MVFIRKLELHGFKTFPKRTSIVFDAGLNVIIGPNGCGKTNIIDAIQFVLGELSARNLRASNLSSLLFHGNSEIPKATHAAVSIHFENSDRRLPVDTDIVALSRYISSDGVSTYRINGKRCSRGNIVDVLGVAALTGGMNIILQGTAMRIADYSPEERRKNIEAIVGIAEYDLKKEKAQNELREADTNLKVAAGTYVEVRKRLVELERERNDFLRYSYLKRELNRLKAVRLSHRLGELRTSMQKLSAEITSREVELREAKRRHEELEEKRLEKEKEWREYADKVLDRGGEQLFTLQSEIGKLNSEITGLRTTLSSSKISLQS
- the yjjX gene encoding inosine/xanthosine triphosphatase, whose protein sequence is MSNKVTVALASTNPVKIKATFNVFKMFYEEVKVIPLDIWRGVRHQPIGINEIVQGAVEGARESIRKKDNASFGVGIEAGLIILPYSSTGYGDQQFAAIIDRKEVLTIGGGAVFEYPPAVTELVLTEGVEVGFVMEKLAGIKSLGRKQGAIGYLSHGILDRVKLTEQAVLMAIIPRLNEDLYFSATRKN